The Candidatus Tanganyikabacteria bacterium genomic interval GATCCAGGAGGCCGCCCGCGAGGCCGAAAGGCGCCTGGGGATTCGCTTCTGGACGCGAATCGGCGTCCACGCGACCCGGGATACCGACGTCGAGAGCGTCACCATCGTCGCGCTTGCCCTCAAGGGCCATGCCCGCCTCGATACGATCATGATTTCGGGCGGCGTGCGCCGCCACGTACGTGGCGAGTTCCTCGTCCTCCCCCTCGCGCCCGCGAGTCTCCTGCCGGATCTGCCGCCCGAACCCACCTTCGAGGTGATCGGCCGCAAGATCGCCAAGAAGGCCGCCGACAGGGCGCCGTTCGTGGGCCGCCAGACCGAGGGCCGGCAGATGCTGGATCTGATGAAGCTCACGTTCCAGCTCGGGCCGCAGATAGTGGATCTGGTCGCCGAGGCCGGCGTCGGCAAGACACGGGTCGCGCACGAGTTCTCGCAGCGCGTGGCGCAACGCGGTCTGGGGCGCGTCCTGCGAGGCAACGCGGTGAGCGACGTCGTGGGGACTCCCCAGGAGCTCGTGGCGTCCCTGCTCAGGAGCTGGCTGGGAGTCGGGACCATCAGCTTGCCCGAAGAAATAGCGCTGCGGCTCAACAGCGAGGTGACGGCCCTGGGTGTCGCCGCCCCCGGCCGCACGGTGGCGCTCCTGGCGCACCTGCTCGGCGTGGACGTGCCCGATCCGGACCTGATGGCGTTGACGCCCTTCCAGCGGCGCGCTGCCGCTTACCGGGCCTTCAACGAGAGCCTGGTGCACATGGCCCGCCAGGCCTTCCTGCTGCTGGTCCTCGACGATCTGCAATGGGCCGACGACGCCTCCCTGGCGTGGCTGCACTCGCTGCTCCAGATGCTCGAAGGCATGCCCGACCTGCCCATCCTCTTCCTGCTGGCCTACCGGCCCGAGGCGGATCGGGATTTCGGCGAGGGCTTCGGCCCGGCGCGCTGGCGCGTCACGCTCGAGGGCCTCGGCAAGCGCGAGGCGCGTCGCCTCGCGGCGGGCTTGCTGGGCCAGGAGGGCGGCCTCGAGACCATCGCGGAGCCCGCCGCCCGCCACCTCCTCGAGACGGCCGTGGACCGCGCGGCCGGCAATCCCCTCCACCTCTCGGAGATCATCCAGGCGCTGGTGGATCGGGGCGCCCTCGTCCGGGACGAGACCGGCTGGCACCGGGGCGCCCACCTGGAAGCCCTGCCGGTGCCGTCGTCGTTCCAGGAAGCGGTGGCCGATCGCCTGGAGCAACTCGACGAGGTCACGCTTCGCACGCTGCAGGCCGCATCGGTCCTCGGGCGCACCTTCCCGCCGGCCCTGCTCGCCAGGCTTCTCTGCGTCGAGGATGCGCTTGGCATTCTCGCGGAACTGGTGTTGCAGGACATGCTCGTTCCCGAACCGACCGGGGAGTACTCCTTCAACCAGGCCACCTCGCTCGACCTCATCTACCGCGCCATTCCGCCCGAGAGGCGACAGGCGCTGCACCGGCAGGCCGCGACCGCGCTCGAGGAGTTCCAGACTCCGTCCCGGCAGCGCAACCCCGTGCCGGTGGCGCGCCACTACCTCCTATCCGACGAGCCCCACCTGGCGGTGCCTTACCTGGTGGGCGCGGGGGAGCGGGCGCTGGCCGCCAACGCCCCCGGCGAGGCCATTGCGGCCTTCTCGCGCGCGCTGGAGCTCCTGGCCGAGGATTCCGGCGACGTCTCCCGGTACGACGTGCTGCTCGCTCTCTGCGAGGCCCAGGCGGCGGACGGCCGGTACACCGACGCGATCCGCAACCTCGAGGCCGTGCTGGCGATGCCGGCGGCCAACGGGCGGTCGGCCCCTCCCGGGGATCCGCTCGTTTACGCCAGGCTCGCCGACGTGCACCGGCGCGCGGGCGACAGCGGCGCGGCCCTGGCCGCCTACCAGCGAGGCATCGCGAGCGTCGACGCGACGCTCTTCCCCGAGGCGCGGGGCCTGCTCCGGGTGGGCCTGGCCGAACTCGAGTCCCAGGCCGGCGACATCGAGCGTGCGGCCGAGTCGGCCCGCGAGGCCCAGGCGCTGCTCAAGGCCACCGAACATCCCGATGAAGCCAGCCGGGCGCAGGTCATCCTGGGCCGGTGCGCGGTCGCGGCCGGCCGGGCCGACGAGGGCCTGGAGGCCTTCCGGCGGGCGATCTCGCTGCGCCACCACCTGCGAGATCACCTGGGCGCCTCGGTCGTCCTGGTCGAACTCGGCCAGGTGCTGCGCGTGCAGGGGGACTGGACCGAGGCTCGCAACGTGCTGGATCAGGCGATCATCCTCGCGCGCACGGTGGGGGATCGACGCCACGGCGCCCGGGCGCAACTCGCCCTGGCCGAACTCTCGCTCGACGAGGGCGAGATAGAGGCCTGCGACCTCCTCATGCAGGCGGCCTACGAGAGCTTCCTCGAGGGTTCCGACCTCGCGATGATGGGCCTTACCAGGCTCCGGCTGGGCGAAGCCTGCCTTATCGCGGGCGATGTCGGCCAGGCGGAGACCTGCGTCGAGGAGGGCCTGGCCATCGCGCATGCGCTGGGTGACGCCCTCCTGCGCGGCTCCCTGCACCGCCTGGCCGCCCAGGTGGCGCGCCGCCGGGGCCAGCTGTACCGGCCGCACCTCGAAGCCGCCGAACTCATGGCCGACAATTCGGGCGATCCGGCCCTGCGCGAGGAGGTCTACCGCTGCGTGGCCGAACTCGCGCAGGCCGACGGGGATCTGGCGACGGCCAAGGCTTACGCCAATCGCGCCTCGCAACTGGCCGACGAGCGGCTGCGGCCCCTCGCCGCCGGCCGGACGTTGGCGGTGTGGTCCCGCATCTATGCCGCCGAGGGAGAGACCGATCTGGAGGTGGACTTCGACGCCCGCGCGGCCGGCATTTTCAGCCGCCTGGGCGCCAGGCGGGATCTGGCGCTGCTCGAGAGCTGATCTCGTGGCGCGGCTCGCAAGGCTTCACTCCGGCATCGCGGCCGGCACCGAGGCCGGTCCTGCCCGCCGCATCGGTGGCGCAGGCCTCCGTGCCTGCGTGATGGTGGCGCTGGGCCAATCGAAGCGGCGCTATCAGGCGATGACCCGCAACGCCCCGGGCACGACGGCCAGGCGCAAGTTGCGGGTGTGGGCGAGGACTTCGCCGTCGCCGATGAAGGTGGCGGGCTGATCGGCCCGGACGGTGATCTCCTCGCCGCCGAAGCGGATGGCGTCGGAGCGCTTGCCGTGCCGGCCGCGGAGGCTCATGAGCACGACCGTGAGGATGGTGCCCAGGCGGCTGCGCTTGTTCATCAGCATGGCGGAAAGCTCGCCATCGTCCGACCTGGCGTCGGGGCAGGGCATCACGCTCTTGCCGATGGTCGGCTGGTTGTTGACGAACAACGCCACCGACGAGAAGCGGCCTACCTGCCGCCCGTCGGCGTAAACCTCGACGCCCGTGGTGATGCGGCGCGAGAACAGCAGCAGCAGGAAGCTGTATAGCACGTACACCAGGCTGCCGAACGCGCGGCACACCTGGCGCGAGAATCCGCTGGTGCGCTTGAAGGCGTTGACGTCGGTCGCCACCCGACTCACCACGCCGAGGCCTCCGGCCGTGGCGTAGAACTTGCCGTTGACGCTGACCAGGTCGAGGCGCCGCGTCCCGGCGCGGCGGACCACGGCGCAGGCCTTGCGCAGGCGAGTCGGCAGGCCCAGGTAGGTGGCCAGATCGTTGGCCGTCCCGCTCGGGATGATGCCCAGGCGGACGTCGGACCCGGCGATGGCGTTGATCGCCACGTTGACAGTCCCGTCGCCGCCGACTACGACGAGGTCGGTCACGCCGTCGGCGGGGGCCGTCTGGCAAGCGCCGACGGTCTCCTCGTACGTTTCGGGCAGGCGGATGTCCACGTCGTAGGCCGCGAACTCGCGCACGAGGTGCGACGCGATCGACGATCCCCCGCCTTTGCGGGCCGCCTGATTGATGATGACGCGTATGCGCCTCGTCATCTGTCGCCTCTCCTCTTCTCCGCTTCTCGTTATCGCCGATTTAACCGTTCGCCTTGCCTGGGAGGGTACAGGGGAGCGGTCCGCGCGGGCATAAGTTGCGCATGCGCAACCGCCTGCTCGCCGTCCTGGCGCGACTCGTCCTGCGGGGCCCCTGGTTGGTGGTCGGGGCCTGGCTCGTCCTGCTCGGCGCGGCCGTCACGGTGGTCGGCAAGGTCCCCTCCATCCTGGAGGGGGGCTCGGGTGACCTGCCGGGCACGCGATCGGCGCGGGTCGCCGCCGAAATCGCCCGTGACTTCGATTCGCCCTTCCGGCAGGTGGTGGTCGCCACCCTGGCCGCGAAGCGGGATCTGGAGCCGGCGGATCTGGCCGCCGTGCGGGCGAAGCTCTTGGCGTGCGAGGCGGTCCGGCGCGTGCTCGGGCCCGACGATCCGGGCGGCGGCATGCTGCGGGGGACCGACGGGCGGCACGCGGCCTTCCTGGTCGGGCTCGCGGCCACTTCGTCCCGGGAGGCCGAGAAGGCCGTGCCCGTCGTGCGGGCCGCAATGGCTGAGTTCCGGCAGGTTCCCGGGGCCGGCGAGACGCCGGCGCTCCGGGGAGCCTCGGGGACGCGGACGCACCCGGGAGGAATCGCGGTCGCCGTCACGGGCAAGGCGCCGATGATGGTGGACATCAACACGCTGTCCGAGCAGGATACGGGCATTGCCGAAGCGCGCGTGCTGCCGCTGACGCTGCTGATCCTCCTCGTCGCCTTCGGATCGCTGGTCGCCGCCGGCCTGCCGCTCGCACTCGGCCTCGTGACGACCACCGTGACGATGGGCCTGGTCTACGTGGTCGGGCAGGCGATCGGGCTGTCGATGCTGGTCCAGAGCGTCGTGACGATGGTCGGCCTGGGCGTGGGCATCGATTACTCGCTGGTCCTGGTCAAGCGCTTCCGCGAGGCCCTGGCGGCCGGCCGCGAGGTGCCCGACGCGGTCGAGGAGGCCGTGGTGTTCGGCGGCGGCGCGATCCTGTGGTCGGCCGTCACGGTCCTCATCGGCTTTGGCAGCCTGCTGGCGACGCCCCTGCTGGAGACCCGCTCCCTGGGCCTCGGGGGCGTGCTGGTGGTCCTGGTCTCCCTGGCCGCCGGATTGACGCTGCTGCCCGCCTTGCTGGCGCTGCTGGGCCGCCGCGTCGACGCCGGCGCCTGGATCGTCCGGCCCGGCCTGCGCGCGGCGACCGCTCGGCTCTGGGAACGCTGGGCACACGCGGTCATGGCCCGCCCCGTCCGCTCCCTGGTGGCCGGCACCGCGCTATTGGTGGCTCTGGGCTTGCCGGCCCTGCAGATGAAGCAGAGTTTCCCGCAGGGTCGGTGGCTGCCGCTCGAGATGGAAGCCGCGCGGGGCTTCCTGGTCGTCGAGAAGCTGGGCCGCGGCCAGGTGCACGCGCCGATGGAGATCGTGGTCCGGGCGGACTCCGGG includes:
- a CDS encoding AAA family ATPase — encoded protein: IQEAAREAERRLGIRFWTRIGVHATRDTDVESVTIVALALKGHARLDTIMISGGVRRHVRGEFLVLPLAPASLLPDLPPEPTFEVIGRKIAKKAADRAPFVGRQTEGRQMLDLMKLTFQLGPQIVDLVAEAGVGKTRVAHEFSQRVAQRGLGRVLRGNAVSDVVGTPQELVASLLRSWLGVGTISLPEEIALRLNSEVTALGVAAPGRTVALLAHLLGVDVPDPDLMALTPFQRRAAAYRAFNESLVHMARQAFLLLVLDDLQWADDASLAWLHSLLQMLEGMPDLPILFLLAYRPEADRDFGEGFGPARWRVTLEGLGKREARRLAAGLLGQEGGLETIAEPAARHLLETAVDRAAGNPLHLSEIIQALVDRGALVRDETGWHRGAHLEALPVPSSFQEAVADRLEQLDEVTLRTLQAASVLGRTFPPALLARLLCVEDALGILAELVLQDMLVPEPTGEYSFNQATSLDLIYRAIPPERRQALHRQAATALEEFQTPSRQRNPVPVARHYLLSDEPHLAVPYLVGAGERALAANAPGEAIAAFSRALELLAEDSGDVSRYDVLLALCEAQAADGRYTDAIRNLEAVLAMPAANGRSAPPGDPLVYARLADVHRRAGDSGAALAAYQRGIASVDATLFPEARGLLRVGLAELESQAGDIERAAESAREAQALLKATEHPDEASRAQVILGRCAVAAGRADEGLEAFRRAISLRHHLRDHLGASVVLVELGQVLRVQGDWTEARNVLDQAIILARTVGDRRHGARAQLALAELSLDEGEIEACDLLMQAAYESFLEGSDLAMMGLTRLRLGEACLIAGDVGQAETCVEEGLAIAHALGDALLRGSLHRLAAQVARRRGQLYRPHLEAAELMADNSGDPALREEVYRCVAELAQADGDLATAKAYANRASQLADERLRPLAAGRTLAVWSRIYAAEGETDLEVDFDARAAGIFSRLGARRDLALLES
- a CDS encoding YegS/Rv2252/BmrU family lipid kinase; protein product: MTRRIRVIINQAARKGGGSSIASHLVREFAAYDVDIRLPETYEETVGACQTAPADGVTDLVVVGGDGTVNVAINAIAGSDVRLGIIPSGTANDLATYLGLPTRLRKACAVVRRAGTRRLDLVSVNGKFYATAGGLGVVSRVATDVNAFKRTSGFSRQVCRAFGSLVYVLYSFLLLLFSRRITTGVEVYADGRQVGRFSSVALFVNNQPTIGKSVMPCPDARSDDGELSAMLMNKRSRLGTILTVVLMSLRGRHGKRSDAIRFGGEEITVRADQPATFIGDGEVLAHTRNLRLAVVPGALRVIA
- a CDS encoding MMPL family transporter codes for the protein MRNRLLAVLARLVLRGPWLVVGAWLVLLGAAVTVVGKVPSILEGGSGDLPGTRSARVAAEIARDFDSPFRQVVVATLAAKRDLEPADLAAVRAKLLACEAVRRVLGPDDPGGGMLRGTDGRHAAFLVGLAATSSREAEKAVPVVRAAMAEFRQVPGAGETPALRGASGTRTHPGGIAVAVTGKAPMMVDINTLSEQDTGIAEARVLPLTLLILLVAFGSLVAAGLPLALGLVTTTVTMGLVYVVGQAIGLSMLVQSVVTMVGLGVGIDYSLVLVKRFREALAAGREVPDAVEEAVVFGGGAILWSAVTVLIGFGSLLATPLLETRSLGLGGVLVVLVSLAAGLTLLPALLALLGRRVDAGAWIVRPGLRAATARLWERWAHAVMARPVRSLVAGTALLVALGLPALQMKQSFPQGRWLPLEMEAARGFLVVEKLGRGQVHAPMEIVVRADSGPILARRHLPALWELQRRLAAHPYASQVRSPMQPVPGMTLAQAQMLYADVDAALARFPAIGEFFLSRDRTAAMFTVILRDEVALGQMQAFTREVEDWSAGQGLTLATSGWGAYYNDFDAQMKWTFPRVVGFVVLATFLILAWAFRSILVPLKAVVMNLLSVGAGYGAVVLIFQEGHGAWLFGLQQGLGSVPAVVSILLFCTLFGLSMDYEVFLLTRIREAVDEGLSNTAAVARGLATTGGMITGAALIMTIVFGAFGWARVAIVQMLGVGLAVAVLVDATVVRALLVPAFMRIAGDWNWYPGARPAGLPAAAPGS